In one Alnus glutinosa chromosome 14, dhAlnGlut1.1, whole genome shotgun sequence genomic region, the following are encoded:
- the LOC133856548 gene encoding centromere protein C-like: MVAEPRCSDPVDPLSAYSGLTLFPRTFGLAPDLSKPYDPDAGLNAIHNHLKSLALQCPNKFLEEAKMVLDGSSELANYLAIKEKKVGAVEDKESLQERRPALGRKRARFFLKPNLIQPAVSLEPSLDIEQLKDPEEFFLAYERLENAKRELQKQTGGVSMDLNQHNTSTTARQRRPGILGRSVRYKHRYSSVISENNENILSSQETFDSSIVSPTNGISHRKTDHDLASKERDLAGSMDNPENKVSEILDELLSGNFEDLEGDRAVSILQKRLQIKPIDLEKLNLPELRDIQKIDSKSSRRNMPKPRRALADIDNMLKGISSKSLVKLIPEAESSFRHISSPTPPRSPFPSLSVLQRQNLRPKPSNDPFPIPVFGHSPAKNSSSTECKLKESDLDHTGMQLSNCDELKSPLVEEDGIDNLLKGISSKTPVKLIQEGKSSFHHIASPTPQRSPFASLSLLQRQILRSKPSNDPFLIPDFGRLPTKNSSPIECMLKESDLDHTGMQLSNCDELKSPLVEEDDITAAKTGSPDVAIGDVTCTSEAIVHDNSSKLSFRGDVDSSGTHVEMEDNVEGSNMDDEAIDEQLSRHDADIDAQENGSNKLEDKVEDMLQEPVEAVASPERNVNMVDSTGENSNYIRAPVDQSSPAVVEDHSVHRLSQAPDNVPEQHIEKIQGSIEVSLNEQIKAKSRLHRERKSKERSHRQSLAGAGLLWKSGVRRSTRIRTRPLEYWKGERLLYGRIHQSLTTVIGLKYVSPTKGDDGKPTLRVKSYIADEYKELVELAALH; the protein is encoded by the exons ATGGTAGCCGAACCCCGGTGCTCTGATCCGGTGGATCCGCTTTCGGCCTATTCGGGTCTCACCCTTTTCCCCAGGACCTTCGGGCTCGCACCCGACCTGTCGAAGCCGTACGACCCTGACGCCGGCCTCAACGCCATCCACAACCACCTCAAGTCCttg GCCTTACAATGTCCTAATAAATTTCTTGAGGAGGCGAAAATGGTTTTAGATGGTAGTTCAGAACTTGCAAACTATCTggcaattaaagagaaaaaagttgGTGCTGTAGAGGATAAGGAAAGTCTCCAAGAAAGAAGGCCAGCCTTGGGCCGTAAGCGGGCTCGGTTTTTTTTAAAGCCTAATTTAAT TCAGCCTGCTGTGAGTTTGGAACCAAGTTTGGACATTGAACAACTTAAAGACCCGGAGGAATTCTTCTTGGCCTATGAACGGCTTGAAA ATGCCAAAAGAGAATTACAGAAGCAGACTGGTGGTGTTTCAATGGATTTAAATCAGCATAATACATCCACAACTGCACGACAACGTCGACCAGGGATTCTAGG GCGATCGGTTAGATACAAGCATCGCTATTCATCAGTGATTTCTGAAAATAATGAGAATATTTTATCTTCTCAAGAGACATTTGATTCAAGCATTGTCAGCCCAACTAATGGCATCTCACATCGCAAAACTGATCACGATTTAGCATCAAAGGAGAGGGATTTAGCTG GTTCAATGGACAATCCAGAGAACAAAGTTAGTGAAATCTTAGATGAATTGCTATCTGGCAATTTTGAAGATCTGGAAGGGGATAGAGCAGTCagtattttacaaaagcgcttGCAGATCAAACCCATTGATTTGGAGAAGTTAAACCTTCCAGAATTGCGAGATATCCAAAAGATTGATTCAAAATCTTCAAGACGAAACATGCCAAAGCCTCGGAGAGCTTTAGCGGACATTGATAATATGTTAAAAGGGATTAGCAGTAAATCACTTGTGAAGCTCATACCAGAGGCAGAAAGCTCTTTTCGTCATATATCTTCACCCACACCCCCAAGAAGTCCGTTTCCTTCATTATCTGTGTTACAGAGGCAAAATTTACGGCCAAAGCCATCAAATGATCCATTTCCAATTCCTGTTTTTGGCCACTCACCAGCAAAAAATTCCTCTTCGACTGAATGCAAGCTGAAAGAGTCTGATCTGGATCATACAGGAATGCAATTGAGCAATTGTGATGAGTTGAAGTCACCCTTAGTTGAGGAAGATGGCATTGATAATCTGTTAAAAGGGATTAGCAGTAAAACACCTGTGAAGCTCATACAGGAGGGAAAAAGCTCTTTTCATCATATAGCTTCACCAACACCCCAAAGAAGTCCTTTTGCTTCATTATCTTTGTTACAGAGGCAAATTTTGCGGTCAAAGCCATCAAATGATCCATTTTTAATTCCTGATTTTGGCCGCTTACCAACAAAAAATTCCTCCCCGATTGAATGCATGCTGAAAGAGTCTGACCTGGATCATACAGGAATGCAGTTGAGCAATTGTGATGAGTTGAAGTCACCCTTAGTTGAGGAAGATGACATTACAGCTGCTAAGACAGGTTCACCAGACGTGGCTATTGGAGATGTTACTTGTACATCTGAGGCAATTGTGCATGATAATTCGAGTAAACTTTCTTTTCGTGGTGATGTTGACTCAAGTGGAACTCATGTTGAAATGGAGGACAATGTTGAAGGCAGTAATATGGATGATGAAGCTATAGATGAGCAATTAAGTAGGCATGATGCTGATATTGATGCTCAGGAAAATGGATCCAATAAATTGGAGGACAAG GTAGAAGACATGCTACAGGAACCAGTGGAAGCAGTGGCTTCTCCAGAACGTAATGTTAACATGGTGGACTCAACTGGGGAAAATTCGAACTACATTCGGGCTCCAGTGG ATCAATCAAGTCCTGCTGTGGTTGAAGACCATTCAGTGCATAGACTCTCCCAAGCCCCAGATAATGTCCCAGAACAGCATATAGAG AAAATCCAGGGAAGTATCGAGGTGTCATTGAACGAGCAAATCAAAGCAAAATCACGTCTGCACAGAGAGCGCAAGAGTAAAGAACGTTCTCATAGGCAAAGCCTTGCAG GAGCTGGTTTATTGTGGAAATCTGGGGTAAGGCGAAGCACCAGGATCAGGACAAGACCTTTGGAGTATTGGAAAGGCGAAAGGTTACTATATGGTCGCATCCACCAGA GTTTGACAACAGTTATTGGGTTGAAG